In Caldalkalibacillus thermarum, one DNA window encodes the following:
- the leuD gene encoding 3-isopropylmalate dehydratase small subunit, producing the protein MEPLIRHRGLVAPLDKVNVDTDQIIPKQFLKRIERTGFGQFLFYDWRYLDDGSPNPQFTLNETRYQGASILLTRHNFGCGSSREHAPWALLDYGFKVIIAPSFADIFYNNCFKNGILPITLDEKEVDQLFKRTLATEGYELTVDLEKQEIYDQAGWKTSFTTDPYRREMLLKGLDDIGVTELYAEEIARYEQTKRKTYQLIHGLEAGSQSST; encoded by the coding sequence ATGGAGCCCCTCATTCGGCATAGAGGTTTAGTGGCACCATTAGATAAAGTGAATGTGGATACGGACCAGATCATTCCCAAACAATTTTTAAAGCGTATCGAACGCACAGGTTTCGGACAGTTTCTGTTTTATGACTGGCGCTATTTGGATGACGGGTCGCCCAACCCCCAATTTACCTTGAATGAAACCAGGTATCAGGGTGCCAGTATCTTGCTCACCCGTCACAATTTCGGGTGTGGCTCCTCTCGCGAGCATGCCCCGTGGGCACTCTTGGATTACGGGTTTAAGGTGATCATTGCGCCCTCCTTTGCCGATATCTTTTATAATAACTGCTTTAAAAACGGTATTTTGCCCATTACCCTGGATGAAAAGGAAGTCGACCAGTTGTTTAAGCGGACATTGGCCACCGAAGGATATGAACTAACTGTAGATCTTGAGAAGCAGGAGATCTATGATCAAGCAGGATGGAAAACGTCGTTTACAACGGACCCTTACCGTCGGGAGATGTTGCTCAAAGGATTGGATGACATTGGTGTAACGGAGTTATATGCCGAAGAGATTGCTCGCTATGAACAAACCAAACGCAAGACGTATCAATTAATTCACGGGCTTGAAGCAGGAAGCCAAAGTTCCACTTAA
- the ytxC gene encoding putative sporulation protein YtxC, with amino-acid sequence MFIIQFEPGAHSLWNQEWMLFVEDMYQSVKWFEQLDFDVQFEYTPQTLTLRCLSYPERLSTDEARRIWQHVLGSLIADFVVDKLEDFLLVDFIQHTYGYRQLQELSRLYLYCDQLLNAREDEEDLGWLDEDQVMERKQLIYQQVYTYLSDAEALNLQGFFQFRLKAYCQKLMEAIECAIDEYVLDQEYDRFLQLLRLFVRSQMPKCALLHVVHIGQHLFHVFDQNSHPVSQEKLMERLSEWTGSFTSQDELIISALISYLPRRIILHTPCPDQPVIRTLQHIFSDRLTLCTGCEQCDQWKREIQIQSPELDYHV; translated from the coding sequence TTGTTTATTATTCAGTTTGAGCCAGGAGCGCATTCCCTGTGGAATCAGGAATGGATGCTGTTTGTGGAGGATATGTACCAGTCGGTCAAATGGTTTGAACAATTGGATTTCGATGTTCAGTTTGAGTATACGCCTCAGACATTAACCCTTCGCTGTCTCAGCTATCCGGAGAGGCTGTCTACGGATGAAGCCCGCAGGATTTGGCAGCACGTGCTCGGCTCCTTGATAGCTGATTTTGTTGTGGATAAATTAGAGGATTTCCTGCTGGTGGACTTTATTCAGCATACTTATGGCTACCGCCAACTGCAAGAGCTTAGCCGCCTTTATCTCTATTGTGACCAGTTGCTCAACGCACGGGAAGATGAAGAGGACTTAGGATGGCTGGATGAAGATCAGGTAATGGAAAGAAAACAATTGATTTACCAGCAGGTGTATACCTATCTGAGTGATGCTGAGGCCCTTAATCTCCAGGGATTTTTCCAATTTAGACTGAAGGCGTATTGCCAGAAATTGATGGAGGCTATTGAATGTGCCATTGATGAATACGTGCTGGACCAGGAGTATGATCGCTTTCTGCAATTATTGCGGTTGTTTGTCAGGTCCCAGATGCCTAAATGTGCTCTCCTGCATGTGGTGCACATTGGCCAGCACCTCTTCCATGTTTTTGATCAGAATAGTCACCCGGTGAGCCAAGAAAAACTGATGGAACGCCTCTCAGAATGGACGGGCTCCTTCACCAGCCAGGATGAATTAATCATCAGCGCTTTGATCAGTTATCTGCCACGCCGCATCATTTTGCACACCCCCTGCCCCGATCAACCGGTGATCCGCACCTTACAGCACATTTTCAGCGATCGGCTGACGCTTTGCACGGGTTGTGAGCAGTGCGACCAGTGGAAACGAGAGATACAGATTCAGTCACCAGAACTTGACTATCATGTTTAG